A single region of the Salvia miltiorrhiza cultivar Shanhuang (shh) chromosome 8, IMPLAD_Smil_shh, whole genome shotgun sequence genome encodes:
- the LOC131000852 gene encoding uncharacterized protein LOC131000852 — protein MHKPTPLRLYKHTHTTPKGEKRPNKMASLRSMNKMAYPYSSPPPPPPSPPCSPPPPPPPPPSPPCNPPPPPPPCNPPPPHSPRCQDKKHCGHHKPPTAPSPAPSHNHPPHHHHHHHHHHKPSAPPAPAPAPKPSVPTKPPHTPAAPPKSPPPSSKCPPPPPKSETPSHPPEKPAYPPKTPPHHHPPSPAPKPSVPATPHYPPTNPAPPPDSPPSPSPKPGVPAKPPKPQTPHYPPNGPAAPPKSPPGSSHYPPSPSPKPSVPAKPPKPHAPHYPPKSPPSGPAAPPKSPPGSSHHPPSPSPKPGVPAKPHAPHYPPNGPATPPRGPAAPPKWAPGPKPYHPITPPGMPAYPPYYPGAPVYPPAPNSLTPFSPPSNTILTPPPNGGGGGNNHTTVIAVCVSLGGLFFLAFIAVGLFCLAKKKKKPIMVPAAAGHHAHHAEPAHH, from the coding sequence aTGCACAAACCAACGCCACTACGATtatataaacacacacacacaacccCAAAAGGGGAAAAAAGACCAAACAAAATGGCTTCGCTCAGAAGTATGAATAAGATGGCTTATCCATACTCttctccaccaccacctccaccatctCCTCCATGCAGCCCccctccgccgccgccaccaccaccatctcCTCCATGCAaccctccacctccacctcctccaTGCAACCCTCCGCCTCCGCATTCTCCACGATGCCAAGATAAAAAGCACTGCGGCCACCACAAACCACCCACCGCCCCTTCTCCGGCGCCGTCTCATAATCACCCAccacaccaccaccaccaccaccaccaccatcacaaGCCCTCGGCGCCACCAGCACCGGCACCAGCACCAAAGCCTAGCGTTCCTACAAAGCCCCCACACACCCCGGCCGCACCACCAAAATCGCCGCCACCTTCATCAAAGTGTCCACCGCCACCACCCAAATCCGAAACACCTTCTCATCCGCCGGAAAAACCAGCATATCCACCCAAAACACCACCACATCACCACCCACCCTCACCAGCACCAAAACCTAGTGTTCCGGCAACACCTCATTATCCGCCAACCAACCCCGCGCCTCCGCCAGATTCGCCGCCATCACCATCACCAAAACCCGGTGTTCCGGCCAAGCCTCCGAAGCCACAGACACCTCATTATCCACCAAACGGCCCGGCGGCACCCCCAAAATCGCCACCAGGTTCATCACATTATCCGCCGTCACCATCACCAAAACCCAGTGTTCCGGCCAAGCCTCCGAAGCCGCATGCACCTCATTATCCGCCAAAATCACCACCAAGCGGCCCAGCGGCACCACCAAAATCGCCGCCAGGTTCATCACATCATCCACCGTCACCATCACCAAAACCCGGTGTTCCGGCCAAGCCTCATGCACCTCATTATCCGCCAAACGGCCCGGCGACACCGCCACGTGGGCCGGCGGCACCACCAAAATGGGCGCCGGGACCAAAGCCTTATCATCCGATAACACCACCAGGAATGCCGGCCTATCCACCATACTATCCGGGAGCCCCAGTATATCCACCAGCTCCCAACTCCCTCACTCCATTTTCGCCGCCCTCAAATACTATTCTTACACCGCCTCCTAATGGCGGAGGTGGCGGCAACAACCACACCACCGTGATTGCGGTGTGTGTTTCTTTAGGTGGATTGTTCTTCCTTGCTTTCATAGCAGTCGGCCTCTTCTGCTTAgccaagaaaaagaagaagcctATCATGGTTCCAGCTGCCGCAGGTCACCATGCTCATCATGCCGAACCTGCTCATCATTAA